In Salinibacterium sp. ZJ70, one DNA window encodes the following:
- a CDS encoding aquaporin, which produces MIDEAPREALPRRVAAEAFGTYLLVFSVLGSALLFTPENGGALPVALAIGIAVFIGIVAVGAISGGHFNPAVTLGAAIARRTPWSDVGPYWGGQLVGGVLAALTLGLFGVLGDITLDFAAVSNGYDEHSPLGFTLGAVFVAEIVATMLFVLVILGSTAPRTGGIGLAALSIGLALSMLHMVMIPISNASLNPVRALAPALLGGGEVLGQVWAVILAPLIGGLLGGLIAGPLFGRQGRP; this is translated from the coding sequence GTGATCGACGAAGCCCCCCGAGAAGCACTTCCGCGACGAGTCGCCGCCGAAGCATTCGGCACGTACCTGCTCGTATTCAGCGTGCTCGGCTCGGCGCTGCTCTTCACCCCCGAGAACGGAGGCGCCCTGCCGGTGGCCCTCGCCATCGGCATCGCCGTCTTCATCGGGATCGTCGCCGTCGGCGCGATCTCAGGCGGCCACTTCAACCCCGCGGTCACCCTCGGTGCCGCGATCGCACGACGTACGCCGTGGTCGGATGTGGGGCCCTACTGGGGCGGCCAGCTCGTGGGCGGCGTGCTCGCAGCCCTCACCCTGGGACTCTTCGGGGTGCTCGGCGACATCACTCTCGACTTCGCCGCAGTCTCCAACGGCTACGACGAGCACTCGCCGCTCGGCTTCACCCTGGGCGCGGTGTTCGTCGCCGAGATCGTCGCGACGATGCTGTTCGTCCTCGTGATCCTCGGATCCACGGCGCCGCGCACGGGAGGCATCGGGCTGGCGGCGCTCTCCATCGGCCTCGCCCTCTCGATGCTGCACATGGTGATGATCCCCATCAGCAACGCCTCCCTCAACCCCGTCCGCGCACTCGCACCCGCGCTCCTGGGCGGCGGCGAAGTGCTCGGCCAGGTGTGGGCGGTGATCCTCGCGCCGCTCATCGGAGGCCTGCTCGGCGGACTCATCGCCGGTCCCCTCTTCGGCAGGCAGGGGCGACCCTGA